The following coding sequences are from one Halictus rubicundus isolate RS-2024b chromosome 11, iyHalRubi1_principal, whole genome shotgun sequence window:
- the Atp6ap2 gene encoding ATPase H(+)-transporting accessory protein 2 isoform X2, translating into MLKTLFGLVAVLVAVKANGDFVVLHSPSTVLFNGEGEVEQSFLTEVFTAALGYTAKLRGTWNGMSITDPFRLPEAVVVMAIEGIDSLDIPKGTRFPLNVNEGEETTWQAFRQRLDERDDDNILVRIYLGDGLDALGQSALGELKPTPIDETSLKALNLRKEEDKKFLEEVQLLHAIAKKAPSAIKPDSKPDVYWLVVSGLQPVFDAYGSNSTSSKEALVLLNNALNMVRDAFIEAYDGQVLIVAFTNDASKVHHIRSVTLERQRRESATEFQNISKKYSQNYPIIFNIILWFGIIFIFSLLAICITIGDMDPGRDSIIYRMTANRIKKDN; encoded by the exons ATGTTGAAAACACTTTTTGGCCTCGTAGCTGTTTTAGTCGCAG TGAAAGCGAATGGAGATTTCGTGGTGCTCCATAGTCCGAGCACCGTACTATTCAACGGGGAAGGAGAAGTAGAGCAAAGCTTCCTTACAGAAGTATTTACGGCTGCTCTAGGTTATACAGCTAAGCTa AGAGGAACATGGAATGGTATGTCTATTACAGACCCATTCAGGCTTCCGGAAGCCGTAGTTGTAATGGCGATAGAAGGAATAGACTCGTTAGATATACCAAAAGGCACACGATTTCCTTTAAATGTCAATGAAGGTGAAGAAACCACATGGCAAGCCTTCAGACAACGCCTCGACGAAAGAGACGATGATAATATTTTAGTGAGGATCTATTTGGGTGATGGTCTTGATGCT CTGGGACAGTCTGCTCTTGGAGAACTCAAACCAACTCCCATCGATGAAACATCTTTGAAAGCATTGAACTTACGGAAGGAGGAAGACAAAAAATTCCTTGAGGAAGTGCAGCTGCTGCATGCAATTGCGAAGAAAGCACCTTCTGCTATTAAACCAGACTCGAAACCCGACGTTTACTGGCTGGTTGTATCTGGTCTGCAACCTGTTTTCGATGCGTACGGAAGTAATTCGACTAGTTCCAAGGAAGCCTTGGTCTTGCTAAATAATGCCTTAAACATGGTTCGTGATGCATTCATCGAAGCTTATGATGGCCAg GTATTAATTGTGGCCTTCACAAACGATGCAAGTAAAGTGCACCACATCCGTTCAGTCACTCTTGAAAGGCAGAGACGAGAAAGTGCAACG GAGTTCCAGAACATTTCGAAAAAGTACTCGCAGAACTACCCAATCATCTTCAACATTATTTTGTGGTTTggaatcattttcattttctcgcTTCTTGCCATTTGCA TTACCATTGGTGACATGGATCCAGGACGTGACTCCATAATATACAGAATGACTGCCAACCGTATAAAGAAAGACAATTAA
- the Atp6ap2 gene encoding ATPase H(+)-transporting accessory protein 2 isoform X1, translating to MLKTLFGLVAVLVAVKANGDFVVLHSPSTVLFNGEGEVEQSFLTEVFTAALGYTAKLRGTWNGMSITDPFRLPEAVVVMAIEGIDSLDIPKGTRFPLNVNEGEETTWQAFRQRLDERDDDNILVRIYLGDGLDALGQSALGELKPTPIDETSLKALNLRKEEDKKFLEEVQLLHAIAKKAPSAIKPDSKPDVYWLVVSGLQPVFDAYGSNSTSSKEALVLLNNALNMVRDAFIEAYDGQVLIVAFTNDASKVHHIRSVTLERQRRESATQNEDEEKKNEDEEESITDSTSTNEPNSDTRDTTVNSDSGVTETDQDQSNMGENMNSNTQITGQEFQNISKKYSQNYPIIFNIILWFGIIFIFSLLAICITIGDMDPGRDSIIYRMTANRIKKDN from the exons ATGTTGAAAACACTTTTTGGCCTCGTAGCTGTTTTAGTCGCAG TGAAAGCGAATGGAGATTTCGTGGTGCTCCATAGTCCGAGCACCGTACTATTCAACGGGGAAGGAGAAGTAGAGCAAAGCTTCCTTACAGAAGTATTTACGGCTGCTCTAGGTTATACAGCTAAGCTa AGAGGAACATGGAATGGTATGTCTATTACAGACCCATTCAGGCTTCCGGAAGCCGTAGTTGTAATGGCGATAGAAGGAATAGACTCGTTAGATATACCAAAAGGCACACGATTTCCTTTAAATGTCAATGAAGGTGAAGAAACCACATGGCAAGCCTTCAGACAACGCCTCGACGAAAGAGACGATGATAATATTTTAGTGAGGATCTATTTGGGTGATGGTCTTGATGCT CTGGGACAGTCTGCTCTTGGAGAACTCAAACCAACTCCCATCGATGAAACATCTTTGAAAGCATTGAACTTACGGAAGGAGGAAGACAAAAAATTCCTTGAGGAAGTGCAGCTGCTGCATGCAATTGCGAAGAAAGCACCTTCTGCTATTAAACCAGACTCGAAACCCGACGTTTACTGGCTGGTTGTATCTGGTCTGCAACCTGTTTTCGATGCGTACGGAAGTAATTCGACTAGTTCCAAGGAAGCCTTGGTCTTGCTAAATAATGCCTTAAACATGGTTCGTGATGCATTCATCGAAGCTTATGATGGCCAg GTATTAATTGTGGCCTTCACAAACGATGCAAGTAAAGTGCACCACATCCGTTCAGTCACTCTTGAAAGGCAGAGACGAGAAAGTGCAACG CAAAATGAAgatgaagagaaaaaaaatgaagacGAAGAGGAGTCGATTACAGATAGTACTAGTACTAACGAACCCAACAGTGACACAAGAGACACTACCGTAAATAGTGATAGTGGAGTCACTGAAACTGATCAAGATCAGAGTAATATGGGGGAAAACATGAACTCTAACACACAAATTACAGGACAG GAGTTCCAGAACATTTCGAAAAAGTACTCGCAGAACTACCCAATCATCTTCAACATTATTTTGTGGTTTggaatcattttcattttctcgcTTCTTGCCATTTGCA TTACCATTGGTGACATGGATCCAGGACGTGACTCCATAATATACAGAATGACTGCCAACCGTATAAAGAAAGACAATTAA